In the genome of Ananas comosus cultivar F153 linkage group 11, ASM154086v1, whole genome shotgun sequence, one region contains:
- the LOC109717602 gene encoding sm-like protein LSM8 isoform X2, with amino-acid sequence MSDGPGLESLVDQTISVITNDGRNIVGILKGFDQATNIILDESHERVYSTKEGVQQLVLGLYIIRGDNIVVGELDEELDANLDLSKLRAHPLKPVIH; translated from the exons ATGTCTGATGGTCCTGGGCTCGAATCACTTGTGGATC AGACTATATCTGTTATTACAAATGACGGGCGTAATATTGtg GGCATTTTGAAAGGTTTTGATCAAGCTACTAATATCATTCTGGATGAGTCACATGAGAGGGTATACTCCACAAAG GAAGGCGTACAACAGCTTGTTTTAGGGCTGTATATTATAAGGGGAGATAACAT TGTTGTTGGAGAGTTGGATGAAGAGCTAGATGCGAACCTGGACTTGTCGAAGCTTAGGGCACACCCCCTTAAGCCTGTGATTCACTGA
- the LOC109717602 gene encoding sm-like protein LSM8 isoform X1: protein MSDGPGLESLVDQTISVITNDGRNIVGILKGFDQATNIILDESHERVYSTKEGVQQLVLGLYIIRGDNISVVGELDEELDANLDLSKLRAHPLKPVIH from the exons ATGTCTGATGGTCCTGGGCTCGAATCACTTGTGGATC AGACTATATCTGTTATTACAAATGACGGGCGTAATATTGtg GGCATTTTGAAAGGTTTTGATCAAGCTACTAATATCATTCTGGATGAGTCACATGAGAGGGTATACTCCACAAAG GAAGGCGTACAACAGCTTGTTTTAGGGCTGTATATTATAAGGGGAGATAACAT TAGTGTTGTTGGAGAGTTGGATGAAGAGCTAGATGCGAACCTGGACTTGTCGAAGCTTAGGGCACACCCCCTTAAGCCTGTGATTCACTGA